A portion of the uncultured Bacteroides sp. genome contains these proteins:
- a CDS encoding pectinesterase family protein: protein MKNKLALLIVTFFLFSAFKADKPVITIFMIGDSTMANKSLTGGNPERGWGHVLPGFFSEDVVIDNHAQNGRSSKSFISEGRWEKVISQVKKGDYVFIQFGHNDEKKDSIRHTDPGTTFDANLRRFVNETRAKGGIPVLFNSIVRRNFVRPQDEEINKDTRKVPGQESLPQEGKQLFDTHGAYLESPHNVAKELGVAFVDMNKITHDLVENLGPQESKKLFMWVPANTVPAIPQGREDNTHLNIYGARVVAGLAADAIAKEVPALAKYVRHYDFVVAKDGSGDFFTVQEAINAVPDFRKNVRTTILVRKGVYKEKLVIPESKINVALIGQEGAAISYDDFASKKNRFGEEKGTSGSASCYVYGPDFYAENITFENTSGPVGQAVACFVSGDRAYFKNCRFLGFQDTLYTYGKNSRQYYEDCYIEGTVDFIFGWSTVVFNRCTIHSKRDGYVTAPSTDQGKAYGYVFYDCKLTADEGVGKVYLSRPWRPYAQAVFIRCNLGKHILPVGWDNWNKKDAEKTVVYAEYESTGPGANAKARASFSRQLKNLKGYEPEKVLAGSDDWNPVKNGNALFEIKR, encoded by the coding sequence ATGAAGAATAAACTTGCGTTACTGATAGTAACCTTTTTCCTTTTTTCGGCTTTCAAAGCGGATAAGCCGGTAATTACTATTTTTATGATTGGCGACTCGACCATGGCAAATAAGAGTCTGACTGGGGGCAATCCTGAACGGGGTTGGGGGCATGTGCTGCCGGGCTTCTTTAGTGAAGACGTTGTTATCGATAATCATGCTCAGAATGGGCGTAGCTCTAAAAGTTTTATAAGCGAAGGACGATGGGAGAAGGTTATTTCTCAGGTGAAGAAGGGAGATTATGTCTTCATTCAGTTTGGACATAACGATGAGAAGAAGGATAGCATTCGGCATACTGACCCGGGAACGACTTTTGACGCAAATCTGCGTCGGTTTGTAAACGAAACGAGAGCAAAAGGTGGTATACCTGTGCTTTTTAATTCTATTGTTCGTCGCAACTTTGTTCGCCCGCAGGATGAAGAGATAAATAAAGATACTCGCAAAGTGCCGGGACAGGAGTCCCTTCCTCAGGAGGGTAAACAGTTATTTGATACACATGGAGCTTATCTGGAATCTCCACATAATGTGGCTAAAGAGTTAGGAGTGGCTTTCGTGGATATGAATAAAATTACTCACGACTTGGTTGAGAATCTGGGACCGCAAGAGTCGAAGAAGCTTTTTATGTGGGTACCAGCTAATACGGTACCTGCTATACCACAGGGACGTGAAGACAACACTCACTTAAATATATATGGTGCTCGTGTGGTAGCTGGTTTGGCTGCTGATGCGATTGCGAAAGAGGTTCCTGCATTGGCTAAGTATGTGCGGCATTACGATTTTGTGGTGGCTAAAGATGGCAGTGGTGATTTCTTCACTGTACAGGAAGCGATCAATGCAGTGCCCGATTTTCGCAAGAATGTTCGCACTACTATTCTTGTTCGCAAGGGTGTATATAAAGAGAAGTTAGTGATTCCTGAGAGTAAGATTAATGTTGCGCTCATTGGCCAGGAGGGTGCTGCGATTTCTTATGATGACTTTGCCAGCAAAAAGAATCGGTTTGGCGAGGAGAAAGGCACTTCCGGTTCCGCTAGTTGTTATGTTTATGGCCCTGATTTCTATGCGGAGAATATTACTTTCGAGAATACTTCCGGTCCGGTGGGGCAGGCGGTGGCTTGTTTTGTGAGTGGTGATAGAGCCTACTTTAAGAATTGTCGCTTCCTTGGTTTTCAAGACACACTCTACACGTATGGTAAAAACAGTCGTCAGTATTATGAAGATTGCTACATTGAGGGAACAGTCGATTTTATCTTTGGTTGGTCTACTGTTGTGTTTAACCGCTGCACTATTCATAGCAAGCGTGACGGCTACGTCACCGCTCCGTCTACAGACCAAGGCAAAGCTTATGGATATGTGTTCTACGATTGTAAGCTGACTGCCGATGAAGGAGTAGGGAAGGTTTACTTGTCTCGTCCTTGGCGTCCGTATGCACAGGCGGTTTTTATTCGTTGCAATCTGGGCAAACACATCTTACCTGTAGGATGGGATAATTGGAACAAGAAGGATGCGGAGAAAACGGTCGTATATGCGGAGTATGAGAGTACAGGTCCCGGAGCAAATGCAAAAGCACGTGCGTCCTTTTCTCGTCAGTTGAAAAATCTGAAAGGATATGAACCGGAAAAAGTACTTGCAGGAAGTGACGACTGGAATCCGGTGAAAAATGGCAATGCCTTGTTTGAAATTAAACGTTGA
- a CDS encoding TonB-dependent receptor, translating to MSRKTLARKAIASLFMSMLCLLSYAQTRQITGLVTDANGEAMIGVNVTVIGTTNGTITDIDGNYSLSVASNAKLQFSFIGYLSKTIEVGTQKQINVKLVEDAKSLDEVVVVGYGTMKKTDVTGSMSSVSSEKLAARGVLRVEDALQGSVPGVNITQSNSRANGGFNIQIRGQASINNSSGPLYVVDGMVVSSIDFLNPEDIERIDVLKDASSTAIYGSRASEGVIIISTKGAGVGQNKAQPVEISYDGYYGIRKVARMPDFMGATEWMDYRFARYTTTKGPNDDGTIKYLITDADLQSVFQNGTEWKESPLYSAWQTNQGYDWAGQVLRTASQQNHFISATGATEKTTYRLGMGYQGEENVFKKNDYNRFNIKGSFDSKLSKVVEAGMSVNLVHDVQNDWITDSSNAYSPYNNAFWFAPVVSPWDENGNLLAIPAKVGKMSLTSTPSPLVDFDIDAYENETRKFHVFGNAYLRFNIMEGLKFTTTFSPNYYHGRQGVFMGTGVSEKYPLGTAYYQNKKYNNASVTNTERFDWTWDNQIDFSKTWGEHRFSAMGMYSLYATNKETYAQTVTNISDDKLSYHAMEKGSGSKDLNSSYTESSLVSAAARLNYAYKERYMATVTVRTDGSSRFAKDNRWGWFPSAAVAWRASEEDFLKDIEWIDNLKLRLSYGVTGNNNVSDYVTASSASGPSYAVIGGQEYQGYYANGLIDKGLIWEKIKEFNFGVDFAVLQNRISLTADAYRRLSDGQIMKATVPLETGENSITTNIGSVQNTGIELGLNLGLIRNQNFTWDVNLSFARNWSKIKELPNGDDVANNWFVGERLNVLRDYTSAGIITTEGVTMNTINGDRHYTLQEVYDTFGPKSKNKLKWYEGQMAVNDWNDDGVINDDDKQIYGCTDPKWTGSLSSSMGYKGFDFSFMLYTKQGQWSRSYFHEQYQDYNDRGRQKMSFDYYIPAGTPVMDKETGEVTALAEAHIGSSPYPNNTEKTGGGYYSSSSASVRYHKTSFVKVKNITLGYTFPKAWLNKIAMKHLRLYVNVLNPFCFTDYKGFDPEWASANLTDGGPASVTYQIGANIKF from the coding sequence ATGAGTAGAAAAACACTTGCTAGAAAGGCAATTGCGTCTCTGTTTATGAGTATGCTATGTTTGCTTTCTTATGCACAAACCCGACAGATTACGGGATTGGTCACAGATGCTAATGGTGAAGCCATGATTGGAGTGAATGTTACTGTGATTGGAACCACCAACGGAACCATTACCGATATCGATGGAAACTATTCTCTATCTGTAGCATCTAATGCTAAACTTCAATTTTCTTTCATTGGTTATCTTAGCAAAACAATTGAAGTAGGTACCCAAAAACAAATCAATGTTAAGTTAGTGGAAGATGCCAAGAGCCTCGACGAAGTGGTGGTAGTTGGTTATGGTACGATGAAGAAAACAGACGTAACAGGTTCCATGTCTTCTGTCTCTTCTGAAAAATTGGCTGCTCGTGGAGTGCTCCGTGTAGAAGATGCATTACAAGGATCTGTTCCGGGAGTCAACATCACACAGTCTAACAGTCGCGCTAACGGAGGATTTAATATCCAGATCAGAGGTCAGGCTTCTATTAACAACTCAAGTGGTCCACTTTATGTTGTTGATGGTATGGTTGTATCCTCAATTGATTTCCTTAATCCCGAAGACATTGAACGAATTGATGTATTAAAAGATGCGTCATCTACAGCTATTTATGGTTCTCGAGCTTCTGAAGGTGTTATCATAATTTCGACTAAGGGGGCTGGTGTAGGTCAAAACAAGGCTCAACCTGTTGAAATTAGTTATGACGGTTATTATGGTATCCGTAAAGTGGCACGTATGCCTGATTTTATGGGAGCTACAGAATGGATGGACTATCGTTTCGCTCGCTACACAACAACAAAGGGGCCTAACGATGACGGGACCATTAAATATCTTATTACAGATGCTGATCTTCAGTCAGTGTTCCAAAATGGTACAGAATGGAAAGAGTCTCCTTTATATAGCGCATGGCAAACCAATCAAGGTTATGATTGGGCAGGTCAAGTATTGCGTACCGCATCACAACAGAATCATTTCATCAGTGCAACAGGTGCTACTGAAAAAACGACTTATCGTTTAGGAATGGGATATCAAGGTGAAGAAAATGTTTTCAAAAAGAACGATTATAATCGTTTTAATATCAAAGGGTCTTTTGATAGTAAATTATCAAAAGTAGTAGAAGCAGGTATGTCTGTTAATTTGGTACACGATGTACAGAATGATTGGATTACAGATAGTTCTAATGCATACTCTCCTTATAATAATGCCTTTTGGTTTGCTCCGGTCGTTTCACCATGGGATGAAAACGGTAACCTCTTAGCCATTCCTGCAAAAGTAGGTAAAATGTCTTTGACTTCTACTCCCTCTCCTTTGGTTGACTTCGATATTGATGCTTACGAAAATGAAACTCGTAAGTTCCACGTCTTCGGTAATGCCTATTTGCGATTCAATATCATGGAAGGTTTGAAGTTTACGACTACTTTTTCGCCGAATTACTACCATGGTCGCCAAGGTGTCTTCATGGGCACAGGTGTTTCAGAGAAATATCCATTGGGAACTGCATATTATCAAAATAAAAAGTATAATAACGCATCCGTTACTAATACAGAACGTTTCGATTGGACTTGGGATAATCAAATAGACTTCAGCAAAACTTGGGGTGAGCACAGATTTAGTGCAATGGGTATGTACTCTTTATATGCCACAAATAAGGAAACTTATGCGCAGACGGTTACCAATATTTCTGATGATAAGCTGTCGTATCATGCTATGGAGAAAGGTTCAGGTAGTAAAGATCTCAACTCTTCCTATACTGAATCCTCTCTTGTCTCGGCAGCAGCTCGTTTGAATTATGCCTACAAAGAACGTTATATGGCTACTGTAACGGTACGTACCGATGGGTCATCGCGTTTTGCAAAAGACAATCGCTGGGGTTGGTTCCCATCAGCAGCTGTTGCATGGAGAGCTTCAGAAGAAGACTTTTTGAAAGATATAGAGTGGATTGACAACTTGAAACTTCGTTTGTCTTATGGTGTTACGGGTAATAATAACGTAAGCGATTATGTTACAGCTTCTTCTGCATCCGGTCCTAGTTATGCTGTTATTGGCGGGCAAGAATATCAAGGGTATTATGCCAACGGCCTTATTGATAAAGGTCTGATCTGGGAAAAAATTAAAGAGTTTAACTTTGGTGTTGACTTTGCAGTTCTTCAAAACAGAATAAGCTTGACTGCCGATGCTTACCGACGTTTATCAGACGGACAAATAATGAAAGCTACTGTTCCATTGGAAACAGGCGAGAATTCTATTACTACCAACATTGGTTCCGTTCAAAATACAGGTATAGAATTAGGATTGAATCTGGGGCTTATTCGCAATCAAAACTTCACTTGGGATGTAAATCTGTCATTTGCCCGTAACTGGAGCAAGATAAAGGAACTTCCTAACGGAGACGATGTGGCTAACAATTGGTTTGTTGGCGAACGCTTGAATGTATTGCGCGACTATACCAGTGCCGGTATCATAACTACCGAAGGGGTTACCATGAATACAATCAATGGAGACCGTCATTATACGCTTCAGGAAGTTTATGATACTTTCGGACCGAAAAGCAAAAACAAGCTGAAATGGTATGAAGGTCAAATGGCTGTGAATGATTGGAATGACGACGGTGTTATTAACGATGATGACAAACAAATTTATGGTTGTACAGATCCCAAATGGACTGGTAGTTTAAGTTCTTCCATGGGATATAAAGGTTTTGATTTTTCATTTATGCTTTATACCAAACAAGGGCAATGGTCTCGCAGCTATTTCCACGAACAATACCAAGACTATAATGACCGTGGACGTCAAAAGATGAGTTTTGATTATTATATCCCGGCAGGAACTCCTGTAATGGACAAAGAAACCGGTGAAGTTACTGCTCTTGCAGAAGCACACATTGGTTCGAGCCCTTATCCTAACAATACTGAGAAGACCGGTGGCGGTTATTACAGTTCGAGTAGTGCATCTGTACGCTATCATAAAACATCTTTTGTGAAAGTGAAAAACATAACCTTAGGTTATACATTTCCGAAGGCATGGTTGAATAAAATAGCCATGAAGCATTTGCGTCTTTATGTTAATGTACTCAATCCTTTCTGTTTCACTGATTACAAAGGCTTCGATCCTGAATGGGCAAGTGCAAACTTAACTGACGGAGGACCTGCTTCTGTAACTTATCAGATTGGTGCAAATATTAAATTCTAA
- a CDS encoding RagB/SusD family nutrient uptake outer membrane protein, translating into MKIYKKILYIACMVGSTMLTGCDDFLTADNKSSVTDADYFATASGFQSLVYDAYAQLTSIYNSSDVTAYFNAGTDLYHDGRGDINAALHRWSNFTPENGIVKTFYTDCYDGIRSCLAIQYYAPTANVSDDVKQKAIDEGRFVEAMFYYLLVNNYGGVPLVKEYASSAVKGYPRATAEQVYTYIIDELKNIIANNKLAASTATKGGGEASIEAAKALLAKTYLSAAWDLNKSEYFTEAAKYADEVIASRSLTTEFADLWAADRSGDDNAEFLFDVEYDYNSAHDQNTGNRWQSFYSGYYGGAEEGMKNGSSGFIPLMHTLKYFEPGDKRYDATFMKTLLVKKAWDPAMGFKENGTPIGDYFAFYSNGKKAKGKMVGVYYPAYWECDAASVAAWRAEDPANRTNTFIIPQNDLTAGMEPMTNYIKDLAGYPDGVITKYDFTAAQKWSWAVSPCRKFDDSQTAQYNAGKSFRDLHVITLPEIFLVAAEAYFKASNNDLALKRMNALRKRAGLGDATSINMDAILKESACEMFGNGYRRMELRRTGKLIEYNNLYNPNLLNTAATAIGEKLLWPIPQAAIDANDQLTSADQNPGY; encoded by the coding sequence ATGAAGATTTATAAAAAAATATTATATATTGCATGCATGGTAGGATCAACCATGTTGACTGGCTGTGATGATTTTCTTACGGCTGACAATAAAAGCTCTGTGACGGATGCTGATTACTTTGCTACTGCTTCTGGCTTCCAGTCTCTCGTGTACGATGCGTATGCTCAATTAACAAGTATATATAACAGCTCTGACGTAACCGCTTATTTCAATGCTGGTACAGATTTGTATCATGATGGTCGTGGAGATATTAACGCAGCATTGCACCGTTGGTCTAACTTTACGCCTGAAAATGGAATTGTAAAAACATTCTATACTGATTGTTACGATGGTATTCGCTCTTGTTTGGCCATTCAGTACTATGCGCCTACTGCAAACGTTAGCGATGATGTTAAACAGAAAGCAATTGATGAAGGACGTTTTGTCGAAGCAATGTTCTACTACTTGTTGGTAAACAACTATGGTGGTGTACCGTTAGTAAAAGAATATGCTAGTTCTGCTGTTAAAGGTTATCCGCGCGCTACAGCAGAGCAAGTCTATACTTATATTATAGATGAACTGAAAAACATTATTGCAAACAATAAGTTAGCGGCTTCAACTGCAACAAAAGGAGGAGGCGAGGCTAGCATCGAAGCAGCTAAAGCCTTGCTGGCAAAGACTTACCTTTCTGCAGCTTGGGACTTAAACAAGTCAGAGTACTTCACGGAAGCTGCAAAATATGCTGATGAAGTGATTGCTAGTCGTTCATTAACTACTGAGTTTGCCGATTTATGGGCTGCTGACCGTTCGGGAGATGACAATGCCGAGTTCCTTTTTGATGTGGAATATGACTACAACAGTGCTCACGACCAAAATACAGGTAACCGTTGGCAATCATTCTATTCTGGTTATTACGGAGGTGCAGAAGAGGGTATGAAAAACGGTTCTTCAGGTTTTATTCCTCTCATGCACACTTTGAAGTATTTTGAACCGGGTGATAAACGATATGATGCAACGTTCATGAAAACGTTGTTAGTGAAAAAAGCATGGGATCCGGCAATGGGATTCAAAGAAAACGGCACTCCGATAGGTGATTACTTTGCTTTCTATTCAAATGGAAAGAAGGCCAAAGGCAAAATGGTTGGTGTTTATTATCCTGCTTACTGGGAGTGTGACGCTGCATCTGTTGCAGCATGGCGTGCTGAAGATCCAGCTAACAGAACTAATACGTTTATTATTCCTCAGAATGATCTGACTGCAGGAATGGAGCCTATGACTAACTATATAAAAGATCTTGCTGGATATCCTGATGGTGTGATTACCAAATATGATTTCACAGCTGCACAAAAGTGGAGTTGGGCAGTAAGTCCTTGCCGTAAGTTTGATGATAGTCAAACGGCTCAATACAATGCTGGCAAAAGTTTCCGTGATTTACACGTCATTACACTACCGGAAATTTTCCTTGTAGCTGCCGAAGCTTATTTCAAAGCTAGCAATAATGATTTAGCGCTTAAGCGTATGAATGCACTTCGCAAACGTGCGGGGCTTGGCGATGCTACAAGTATCAATATGGATGCCATCCTTAAAGAGTCTGCTTGTGAAATGTTTGGAAACGGTTATCGTCGTATGGAATTGCGCCGCACTGGCAAACTTATAGAATATAATAATCTATATAATCCTAATCTTTTAAACACTGCGGCAACAGCTATTGGTGAAAAGCTATTATGGCCTATTCCACAAGCTGCTATTGATGCAAATGACCAATTAACTTCTGCTGATCAGAATCCGGGATATTAA
- a CDS encoding reverse transcriptase domain-containing protein: MRSEQPTLPECVIQQSIVQSYLNEGYSYVIELDLEKFLDKVNHDKLMSLLSFRLSDKVLLKLIRRYLRTGILENSLCHPREEGTPQGSPLSPILSNLLFDELDKELERLGFQSLLTCYKLVMFNKSPRAERHAWWCERSEKPLALDKKSFISATCQKRAVFPAAFLC; this comes from the coding sequence ATGCGCTCAGAACAGCCAACCTTACCTGAGTGCGTTATTCAACAATCAATAGTACAAAGTTATTTGAATGAAGGATATAGCTATGTCATCGAACTTGATTTAGAGAAATTCCTCGACAAGGTTAACCATGACAAACTAATGAGCCTTTTGAGTTTTCGTCTATCGGATAAAGTCCTTTTAAAACTAATTCGCCGCTATCTGCGAACGGGTATCTTGGAGAATAGTCTATGTCATCCCCGTGAAGAGGGGACTCCGCAAGGAAGCCCATTGAGTCCGATATTATCGAACTTGCTATTTGATGAACTGGACAAGGAACTCGAACGGCTTGGTTTTCAGTCACTGCTTACATGCTACAAGCTTGTCATGTTTAATAAATCGCCACGTGCCGAACGGCATGCATGGTGGTGTGAGAGGTCGGAAAAACCTCTTGCTCTTGACAAGAAATCGTTTATTTCAGCCACTTGTCAAAAAAGAGCAGTGTTTCCCGCTGCATTTCTTTGTTGA
- a CDS encoding alpha/beta hydrolase family protein — translation MKRFLLFLFVILFFLPIKSQNDGEHLYEVTRNMPSFYDKVKQQLTYPMAWENATEKNFNRWRIKAREVLMECMQNLPPTPNAYNLEVVATEKRSGYEARKILFNVSGWSRIPAYLLVPEGKGPFPAIVMLHDHGAHFTIGKEKMVRPFGVSPEVMADADDWSVKCYEGQYTGDYFAAHGYVVLVIDALFWGERGQKEGADYNGQQALASNLLQMGTSWGSVITMDDVRSVDFLATLPEVDPEKIGTLGFSMGAYRAWMLSAATDRIKASAAICWMNTTDSLMTLTNNQNKGGSAYSMIVPGIRRFMDYPHVASIACPKPSLFFNGTKDKLFPVAGVQSAYDTMHQVWSSQKADDRLVTKLWDEKHFFNKEMQRETLLFFDKWLK, via the coding sequence ATGAAAAGATTCCTTCTTTTTCTCTTCGTCATCCTCTTCTTTTTGCCGATAAAAAGCCAAAACGACGGTGAACACCTCTATGAAGTGACAAGAAACATGCCCTCTTTTTACGATAAAGTAAAGCAGCAATTGACCTACCCCATGGCTTGGGAAAACGCAACGGAAAAGAACTTTAACCGTTGGCGGATAAAGGCACGCGAAGTCTTGATGGAGTGTATGCAAAACCTTCCTCCTACCCCCAATGCATACAACCTAGAGGTAGTGGCCACCGAAAAGCGTAGTGGTTACGAAGCACGAAAAATCTTATTCAATGTGTCAGGTTGGAGTCGCATACCCGCCTATCTACTTGTACCCGAGGGAAAAGGTCCTTTCCCTGCCATTGTGATGCTACACGATCATGGCGCGCACTTCACCATCGGAAAAGAAAAGATGGTCAGACCTTTCGGCGTATCACCCGAAGTGATGGCCGATGCCGACGATTGGTCAGTGAAATGTTATGAGGGTCAATACACTGGCGATTATTTTGCTGCACATGGTTATGTTGTACTCGTTATTGATGCCTTGTTTTGGGGAGAACGCGGACAAAAAGAGGGAGCGGACTACAACGGCCAACAGGCATTGGCATCCAATTTATTGCAGATGGGTACTTCGTGGGGAAGTGTGATTACGATGGACGATGTACGCAGTGTTGACTTCTTAGCTACTCTCCCCGAAGTCGACCCTGAGAAAATAGGCACTCTCGGTTTCTCAATGGGAGCTTATCGTGCCTGGATGCTCTCTGCCGCTACCGACCGCATCAAAGCCTCAGCAGCTATCTGTTGGATGAACACAACCGATTCATTGATGACCCTTACCAACAACCAAAATAAAGGAGGTTCGGCCTACTCAATGATTGTGCCTGGTATCCGCCGCTTCATGGACTACCCGCACGTAGCTTCTATCGCTTGCCCCAAACCTTCTCTGTTCTTCAACGGGACGAAAGACAAACTCTTTCCCGTTGCTGGTGTGCAGAGCGCATACGACACCATGCACCAAGTATGGAGTAGTCAAAAAGCGGATGATCGGTTGGTTACTAAACTCTGGGATGAGAAACACTTCTTCAACAAAGAAATGCAGCGGGAAACACTGCTCTTTTTTGACAAGTGGCTGAAATAA